The Primulina tabacum isolate GXHZ01 chromosome 1, ASM2559414v2, whole genome shotgun sequence genome contains the following window.
TGATCTTAAAGATTTCAACATATGCGTTGTGAGACCAGGCCTGTAACCCAATGCTCTCATCCCTGTCGAATTAGTCGATTCCCCGGGTTCGATCCCCCCCTCCCCGCgagttgtaataaaaaaaaacatatgcaTTGTGTgcatataattattatatttataaagtTCAAATTTAAATAAGTAGTTATATAATtagcttaaaataaattaaatgagaTTTGATAGATAAACGAACAAATTTAAGCAATTGTACCATCAAATTAGAATTTGGTCATTGATGCTATCACAATCAAATTGAAGGCAACAAAATATACATAGACATATTATTTATACATCTAACAGATATCAGTATTAAGTTTAATGGCCAATTTGCAAAACTACAgaataatttaatcatggaaaaattcatgaaaaatcaATCAAAAACTTAACTTATTTGGAAAAATACATTTTCAAGCGATTCTTGAGGAGGACAACCACAAGATGTACATGGTCTTCTGCAACACTCGTCGTCTTAAAAAATGCATACCTTAATGATTTATTTGCTATAATTGTTCCGACAATTCCCCAGAAACCAAAGATAAATCCAAAGGCCAGACTGATATAGAATCCTTGGGTGATGAACTCGTTCTCTTCGTGCTCCACATTGTTCATTACATTGTTGAAGTCCAAATCTCCATGAGTTTCATCGTCCCCAGGGCAGGATATGTTGAGTATAGGACGCCCACAAAGTAAAGGATTCCCCATATAGCTTGATTCATCAAACTTCAGCATCTGAGGTGGAATTTTCCCAGACAAGTTGTTGTAGGACAAGTTCAAGACTCCAAGGGAATCCAAATTTGAAAGACCGGTGGGGATACTACCCGAAATGTGGTTCCATGAAAGATCGAGCGACTGTAGGGAGTTTAAGAGAGCTATGTTATGGGGAATATGCGAGGTAAAGTTGTTTCTTGACAAGTTTAGTGCATGCAAACCAACAAGTTTTGTTAGTTCATCAGGTATTTCACCGGATAATGTATTGCATGAAAGATCGATGAGGTTGACTAACAGGGCGTAAGAGTTACTGTACTTGACCTCATTTCCTTTCCACCTTAAATACACACTATTTAAGTATGTTGACATAGATGCAAAGTTACTGTAGTCGTCCCCCATCACTGAAAGAGCCAGAAATTCCAAAACATGACTCGAATATAGATCAAATCCGTGATCTTCGATTGTCATCGCGCTGAGATTCCATATGCATTTTGGTATAGCTCCGGAAACCTTGTTTGATGAGAGGTCTAAGATTTGAAGTTCAGTTAAGCCACATAAGCTTAAAGGTATGCAGCCAGTGAACTCATTGGAGCGTAGGCTTAGAACAGTAATCATTCTAAAGCTACGTCCTACCCAAGTTGGAATATTGCCTGTTAGCCTATTTTGCCCAAGATCTATAATCTGCAAGCTTGTGCAATTACTCAAAGCTTTTGGGATGAATCCTGATAAACTATTATTCCTTAACACCAACCATTTTAGACCTTGTAAAGCGCCAAACAAATAAGGAATCGTCCCGAAGAGATGATTGTTCGCCAAATTTAGGTATTCCAACTTTTCAAAGCTTGCATAACAGTTAGGAAGCTTGCCTGATAACATGTTATCCGAGAGGTCAATCAAACTCCAACTCGTAATATGGCACAAAAATGTTAACGAACTCGATATTCTGTTTCTTGAGATATCCATAATCACACCAAAATCTAGAGACTCGATTGGCAATAGATAAGCTGAAACTCCAGGCTTGTGGGTAGAAACAGATATGTTTGGAAAAACGCCATTCAATTGGTTATTTGATGCGTTAAGATACAATAAATTTGGAGATAACTCACCGAACCATTTAGGGATGGTGTCGCTAATATCCGTGTTAGATATGTCCAAATATATGACTTCATTCTGTGTTCTTAGCCATGTTGGAAATCGTGGCCCAATATTGCATCGTGTTAGCCTGATGCGCTGTAGTTGGAAAGGAGGTACCCACAAATGGTTGAACTTTATATCAAGAAACAAGTTAAAAGAAAAGTCCAGTACTCGTAATCTAGATAGATTGAGCATATGCGCCTCTGTTATTACTCCTTCCAAGCGATTGAACTGTAAGGACAAAACCTCTAATTCGGATAAGCGTCCGATGCTTTCAGTCAAAGTTCCATTGAACATATTTTTGTAAAGATATAATTCTTTCAACGACGAGCAAAACGAGAGATCGGGGACAAGGCCCATGATTTGGTTATCAGACAGATCAAGAACACGAAGATGTGGAAGTTGTAGGAGATCTTTCGAGACGAATCCGCTAAGATAATTGTTGTTGAGCTTCAACTGTGTTAGAAATGAAAACCTTGACATGTCAGGCAACGATCCATTTAGCATATTAGCACTTAAGTCAAGATATCGTAATTTGGTTCCCAAAGGCCCGAACAAGCTCATCATCAACTGAGAAAGCTGCCCAACAAGGAGATTGCCTCGCAAACCGAGGTATATTAAATTGCTCCCATTGCCAAATGGATGAACATGTGTATGTGGTGTCATATGCACCAAATGATAGGGGTTGGGATTGTCCAAGTCCACGTTAAAAGAGAAATCAATCCATTTAAGGCTTCTGCTGTAATTTGGCAGCCAGTAAATTAACGAGGTGATATTATAAGAGAGTTGATTCAAGGAGAAGTCTAGGATTTCAAGAGGAGCGGAAGCATTGATTGTAGGTAAAAAATATGGGATATCATGAAGAGAACAATTGATcaagtataatttttttatggaaCTTAATTTGCTAATTGGTTGTAACCAATTGGTTACTTCATGGAGGTCCACAAAACTGAGGTCAAGATATTCAAGTGAATGAAGTTGAACGACCCAATCAAGACTTTTACCGTAGAAGCCATAAAACCCACTAAGATCGAGGTATAATAACTTGGAAAGGTTTCCAACACACTGAGGGATTGGTCCCTTGAAACCAGCTTGGGAAAGATTGAGATAGTGCAATTCTGTGAGTGAACATATGAACTCCGGGAAACGGGGGTCGAAATAATTGCTACTCAAGTCTAGATAAGTCAAGTGCTTCAACTCAAGCAATGGTGAGCTAATCTTACCTGTAAGGGGAGCATCTGGATAGTACTGGAACTTATCTTTCAGGGGTGCATCGGCAGTCGCATAACTAATTGATGTGGCTGGACCTCGGAGATTCAATCTGACGACATGATTGGTCCGGTTATCGCAACGAACCCCTCTCCATTTGCAACACTCCATTTTGTTTTCTCCAGTCCCCCATGAAGATATTCTTCCGTAAAAATCAGTAAGCTCGCTTTTGAACTTGAGAAGGGCTTGTCTCTCCCTCTCGGGACAAATATTTACGTTTCTTCCATTATTATGTCCAGAAACACTCTCCAGGCTCACAGAAAGCAGAATGGTTGCTAAAAGAAGAAGATCAAAGATTTTATTTTGAGGGATCATTATGTTTTTCATGATCACAGTGATCATCTCATTATGAAGTGATCTTTTAGCACCTCAATGCCAACTATATAAGCGTCAATGCATGCAAGCTACCCCAACTGCAAAGTCCTGAGAAAATAATGCAGAAGCCCAATCAAGAAAcacatatattaattaaatagtgAAGACTTGAATGAAATTATTGTTGAGGACAACgattttaaaataactcaaaAATCTAAAGAAATAGTCCAAGTTGTCCAAATTTGGggaaattaatattaattaattaatatttcaatACACAAAGCCGTCTCAAAGACGTTGCAATAATAAAATTGACGAAGTTTGTTGCTAGCTAGTGGAATTTTGTGGGTGGAGTTTAGTGACTTGTATCAAGAAAATACTAGAGGAGAGGGGTACTCAATGTAATAATACACAAATACCCCTTCTTTTttctaataaaaattattataataaccTATTTTAGTAAATTCTAAAAATAACTAAATGATTTGTTATTTGTAatcaatgattttaaaaaatatatatttacattTAAAATTTGTGCACATGAATTATCGTGAGTGTAAGTTGCTAGAATCTTACCATAGTTCTCATTAATAAGAGTGagaaaaataccgaattttcaCTATACCTGAGATTACCGTACCTTAAAAATATCGAATTTAATGAATTTTCGATATATTGAAGATTTCGGTacgatataaaatttgaaattttcgcTGTATACCGGAATACTAGAAATGTCgaaacaatatataaaaatttaaaaatatataatatttttaaacaataaattttaaattttaaaatataaggttTATCTGGTATAAAACGGTATATCAATATCGTACAAAAATTTCGGTATACCATACAATTTAGGTATAATCGGTATACTAGTTACATacaccgaaattttcggtacgaTGTCgatataaaattttcttatatcgTAATTTTCGATACGATATACAATATACAATTTTTGATACAATATGGTAGAGTTGACCAACCCCACTAAATAAGGTGACGTTTCAAAGGTAGTTTATAATAATCATGTGAAAGTCTTTGTTGGTTTGGTGCTAGTGTACTACACTCATCTTTTCGGAATAAGAAAAAACTGTGAAATTTTATCCtcaaacttgttattttggcaaatttcaaataaatctACAAACTCTAGTTTTATTTAGATTTTACTATATTCATCATCAAAGGTTAGTTTAATCTCCCtactttatttaaaattttgcatAATCAATTTTGAGTCTCCCTTTTCGGTACGTGACGTTGTTATGCCTATCGAGCATGTCCAAAAGCACATGGCTTCGTAAGATTTTCAGTCTATATATCATGGATATGAGGGTTTATATATATAGCCCATCATGTTtcgtataataaattaaatattttacctCTTTG
Protein-coding sequences here:
- the LOC142539891 gene encoding receptor-like protein EIX1 isoform X1; the protein is MITVIMKNIMIPQNKIFDLLLLATILLSVSLESVSGHNNGRNVNICPERERQALLKFKSELTDFYGRISSWGTGENKMECCKWRGVRCDNRTNHVVRLNLRGPATSISYATADAPLKDKFQYYPDAPLTGKISSPLLELKHLTYLDLSSNYFDPRFPEFICSLTELHYLNLSQAGFKGPIPQCVGNLSKLLYLDLSGFYGFYGKSLDWVVQLHSLEYLDLSFVDLHEVTNWLQPISKLSSIKKLYLINCSLHDIPYFLPTINASAPLEILDFSLNQLSYNITSLIYWLPNYSRSLKWIDFSFNVDLDNPNPYHLVHMTPHTHVHPFGNGSNLIYLGLRGNLLVGQLSQLMMSLFGPLGTKLRYLDLSANMLNGSLPDMSRFSFLTQLKLNNNYLSGFVSKDLLQLPHLRVLDLSDNQIMGLVPDLSFCSSLKELYLYKNMFNGTLTESIGRLSELEVLSLQFNRLEGVITEAHMLNLSRLRVLDFSFNLFLDIKFNHLWVPPFQLQRIRLTRCNIGPRFPTWLRTQNEVIYLDISNTDISDTIPKWFGELSPNLLYLNASNNQLNGVFPNISVSTHKPGVSAYLLPIESLDFGVIMDISRNRISSSLTFLCHITSWSLIDLSDNMLSGKLPNCYASFEKLEYLNLANNHLFGTIPYLFGALQGLKWLVLRNNSLSGFIPKALSNCTSLQIIDLGQNRLTGNIPTWVGRSFRMITVLSLRSNEFTGCIPLSLCGLTELQILDLSSNKVSGAIPKCIWNLSAMTIEDHGFDLYSSHVLEFLALSVMGDDYSNFASMSTYLNSVYLRWKGNEVKYSNSYALLVNLIDLSCNTLSGEIPDELTKLVGLHALNLSRNNFTSHIPHNIALLNSLQSLDLSWNHISGSIPTGLSNLDSLGVLNLSYNNLSGKIPPQMLKFDESSYMGNPLLCGRPILNISCPGDDETHGDLDFNNVMNNVEHEENEFITQGFYISLAFGFIFGFWGIVGTIIANKSLRYAFFKTTSVAEDHVHLVVVLLKNRLKIRWFSKS
- the LOC142539891 gene encoding receptor-like protein EIX1 isoform X2, whose protein sequence is MITVIMKNIMIPQNKIFDLLLLATILLSVSLESVSGHNNGRNVNICPERERQALLKFKSELTDFYGRISSWGTGENKMECCKWRGVRCDNRTNHVVRLNLRGPATSISYATADAPLKDKFQYYPDAPLTGKISSPLLELKHLTYLDLSSNYFDPRFPEFICSLTELHYLNLSQAGFKGPIPQCVGNLSKLLYLDLSGFYGFYGKSLDWVVQLHSLEYLDLSFVDLHEVTNWLQPISKLSSIKKLYLINCSLHDIPYFLPTINASAPLEILDFSLNQLSYNITSLIYWLPNYSRSLKWIDFSFNVDLDNPNPYHLVHMTPHTHVHPFGNGSNLIYLGLRGNLLVGQLSQLMMSLFGPLGTKLRYLDLSANMLNGSLPDMSRFSFLTQLKLNNNYLSGFVSKDLLQLPHLRVLDLSDNQIMGLVPDLSFCSSLKELYLYKNMFNGTLTESIGRLSELEVLSLQFNRLEGVITEAHMLNLSRLRVLDFSFNLFLDIKFNHLWVPPFQLQRIRLTRCNIGPRFPTWLRTQNEVIYLDISNTDISDTIPKWFGELSPNLLYLNASNNQLNGVFPNISVSTHKPGVSAYLLPIESLDFGVIMDISRNRISSSLTFLCHITSWSLIDLSDNMLSGKLPNCYASFEKLEYLNLANNHLFGTIPYLFGALQGLKWLVLRNNSLSGFIPKALSNCTSLQIIDLGQNRLTGNIPTWVGRSFRMITVLSLRSNEFTGCIPLSLCGLTELQILDLSSNKVSGAIPKCIWNLSAMTIEDHGFDLYSSHVLEFLALSVMGDDYSNFASMSTYLNSVYLRWKGNEVKYSNSYALLVNLIDLSCNTLSGEIPDELTKLVGLHALNLSRNNFTSHIPHNIALLNSLQSLDLSWNHISGSIPTGLSNLDSLGVLNLSYNNLSGKIPPQMLKFDESSYMGNPLLCGRPILNISCPGDDETHGDLDFNNVMNNVEHEENEFITQGFYISLAFGFIFGFWGIVGTIIANKSLRRWFSKS